The Chryseolinea soli genome contains a region encoding:
- the ftsZ gene encoding cell division protein FtsZ: MFEAGSYKFEIPKANNRSIIKVIGVGGGGSNAVNHMYKQGIKDVEFIVCNTDNQALMSSPVPSKLQIGTNLTEGLGCGANPEVGKNAALESKEQIREMLMGTKMVFVTAGMGGGTGTGAAPVIAKIAKDMDILTVGIVTAPFSFEGKKKMAAADLGLDALRQNCDTVLVILNDKLREIFGNLSIGQAFAQADNVLTTAAKGIAEIITLAGYVNVDFQDVRTVMLNAGAAVMGSAETRGDKRAPKAAEGALASPLLDSRDIMGAKRILLSIISGVEAELQMDELTEITEYIQDQAGEEAEMIFGHGVDPDLGDRIRVTVIATGFATETSHLPAKKEEKKVHNLDRSQGWLFSPDHSVTENNDMGSRRTPEIKTSASEEEPVEREQVFTGPFNRVEPVQPENTDDDGEESLFKDDDFDDVTPRYGDQVINDEGMMELRSTKQRLQQQAKERQEKMKQARKQEMTKEEFNEKWSLPAYLRRGVKMQDVPHSAEPFISKYNLNDDNNLLGNNKFLHDNVD, translated from the coding sequence ATGTTTGAAGCAGGATCATACAAATTTGAGATCCCCAAAGCCAACAACCGGTCCATCATCAAGGTGATCGGCGTAGGCGGTGGAGGGAGCAATGCGGTGAACCACATGTATAAGCAAGGCATTAAAGATGTCGAGTTCATCGTTTGTAATACCGACAACCAGGCGCTGATGAGCAGCCCTGTGCCGAGTAAACTTCAGATCGGCACCAACCTCACCGAAGGTTTGGGGTGTGGCGCCAACCCTGAAGTGGGCAAGAACGCGGCGCTGGAAAGCAAAGAGCAGATCCGCGAAATGCTCATGGGCACCAAGATGGTGTTTGTCACCGCCGGCATGGGCGGTGGCACGGGTACCGGCGCAGCTCCGGTGATCGCCAAGATTGCCAAAGACATGGACATCCTCACCGTAGGCATCGTCACCGCGCCGTTCTCTTTCGAAGGAAAGAAGAAGATGGCCGCTGCCGACCTGGGGCTCGATGCGCTGCGTCAAAACTGCGACACCGTGCTGGTGATCCTCAACGACAAACTGCGCGAGATCTTTGGAAACCTTTCCATCGGCCAGGCCTTTGCCCAAGCCGATAACGTGTTGACCACGGCCGCCAAAGGCATCGCCGAGATCATCACCCTGGCGGGCTACGTCAACGTCGACTTCCAGGATGTGCGCACCGTCATGCTGAACGCCGGCGCTGCCGTCATGGGCTCAGCCGAAACCCGCGGCGATAAACGCGCACCCAAAGCCGCCGAAGGCGCCCTCGCTTCACCGCTGCTCGACAGTCGCGACATCATGGGAGCGAAACGCATCTTGTTGTCCATCATCTCGGGTGTAGAAGCCGAATTGCAGATGGACGAGCTGACGGAGATCACCGAATACATCCAGGATCAGGCCGGCGAAGAAGCCGAAATGATCTTTGGCCACGGTGTAGATCCGGACCTCGGCGACCGCATCCGCGTCACCGTGATCGCGACAGGCTTTGCGACCGAAACAAGCCACTTGCCGGCGAAGAAAGAAGAAAAGAAAGTTCACAACCTCGATCGTTCCCAAGGCTGGCTGTTCTCGCCGGATCATTCCGTAACCGAAAACAACGACATGGGCTCGCGCCGGACACCCGAAATAAAAACGAGCGCATCCGAGGAAGAACCTGTTGAACGCGAACAAGTGTTCACCGGTCCTTTCAATCGCGTCGAACCCGTCCAACCCGAAAACACCGACGACGACGGCGAAGAAAGCCTCTTCAAAGACGACGACTTCGACGACGTCACCCCACGCTATGGCGACCAGGTGATCAACGACGAGGGTATGATGGAACTGCGCTCCACCAAACAACGCCTGCAACAGCAGGCAAAAGAGCGCCAGGAAAAAATGAAGCAGGCCCGCAAGCAAGAGATGACCAAAGAAGAATTCAACGAAAAATGGTCACTCCCGGCTTACTTGCGCCGCGGCGTGAAAATGCAGGACGTGCCCCATTCGGCCGAACCCTTCATCTCCAAATACAACTTGAACGACGACAACAATCTGTTGGGCAACAATAAATTTTTGCACGACAACGTAGACTAG
- the murG gene encoding undecaprenyldiphospho-muramoylpentapeptide beta-N-acetylglucosaminyltransferase — MSSSTPYRLIISGGGTGGHIFPAVAIANEFRERHPDADILFVGAKDKMEMTRVPEAGYKIIGLWITGLQRKLTWSNLLFPVKVVVSYWNARKIVREFKPHAVIGTGGFASGPVMMAATRAGIPSVIQEQNSFAGLANKQVASKVSKVCVAYEGMEKYFPSEKLVLTGNPVRKDMLSIAVKRERALNHFGFDAGTKTLLIVGGSLGARTINESIIQGIEKLVDAKVQVIWQTGKGYYEGYKAQLVKYDLRKIRVQDFLKEMDLAYAAADVVISRAGALAVSEICIAKKPVILVPSPNVAEDHQTKNAKALVDKDAAVLVLDKDAGVRLVDEALKLLFDKQRTDKLTENIAKLAKPDATASIVNEIEKLIVAKSADKDQPEHGEQLYYKSTGNNQPIDTSRLQPVMVKR; from the coding sequence GTGAGTTCAAGCACACCATATCGTTTGATCATAAGCGGTGGCGGCACGGGAGGACACATCTTCCCCGCCGTTGCCATCGCCAACGAGTTCCGCGAACGCCATCCGGATGCCGACATTCTTTTTGTGGGCGCCAAAGACAAGATGGAGATGACCCGCGTGCCCGAAGCCGGCTACAAGATCATCGGGCTGTGGATCACCGGCCTGCAACGAAAGTTGACCTGGTCGAACCTGTTGTTCCCGGTGAAGGTGGTGGTGAGCTACTGGAATGCCCGCAAGATCGTGCGCGAGTTCAAGCCCCACGCCGTGATCGGCACCGGAGGTTTTGCCAGCGGACCCGTGATGATGGCGGCCACGCGCGCCGGTATCCCCTCCGTGATCCAGGAACAAAACTCCTTTGCAGGACTTGCCAACAAACAAGTGGCCAGTAAAGTGAGCAAAGTGTGTGTAGCCTATGAGGGCATGGAAAAATATTTTCCTAGCGAAAAACTGGTGCTCACGGGCAACCCGGTGAGAAAGGATATGCTTTCGATCGCTGTCAAACGCGAACGCGCGTTGAATCATTTCGGATTTGATGCCGGCACCAAAACATTGCTCATCGTGGGCGGCAGCCTCGGCGCCCGCACGATCAACGAGAGCATCATCCAGGGCATCGAGAAATTGGTCGATGCCAAGGTGCAGGTGATCTGGCAAACGGGCAAGGGATATTATGAAGGATACAAGGCACAGTTGGTGAAGTACGATCTGCGCAAGATCCGCGTCCAGGATTTTCTAAAGGAAATGGACCTGGCCTACGCCGCTGCGGATGTTGTCATCTCCCGTGCCGGAGCATTGGCGGTCTCGGAGATCTGCATTGCGAAGAAGCCGGTCATCCTCGTGCCGTCGCCAAACGTGGCCGAAGATCACCAGACCAAGAACGCCAAAGCGCTTGTCGACAAAGACGCCGCCGTGCTGGTGCTGGATAAAGACGCCGGGGTTAGGTTGGTCGACGAAGCCTTGAAGCTGTTGTTCGACAAGCAACGCACCGACAAGCTGACCGAGAACATCGCCAAGCTTGCCAAACCGGATGCCACGGCATCCATCGTGAATGAAATTGAGAAGCTCATCGTAGCGAAGTCGGCCGACAAGGATCAGCCGGAGCACGGTGAACAATTGTATTATAAATCAACAGGGAACAACCAGCCGATTGACACCAGTCGGCTGCAACCCGTAATGGTGAAACGATAA
- a CDS encoding FtsW/RodA/SpoVE family cell cycle protein, whose translation MQKIKTWADKNLQGDKVIWAVVFALSLISILVVYSSIGTLAYKRTQSPESFLLKHTFTVIVGLAAMWFAHRVDYRYYSKLSKIGLFVSIPLLIYTFTNGVSLNDAARWIQVPIVGSFQPSDFASLALIVNLASMLSKRQQNIDDIKESLIPILFWCGIICGLIALTNLSTAMLLLVTCMLIMFIGRVPTKYLAMLVFVGALAGSLAIAFGVRGETAKHRIQSFIDGSELPFQAKHARIAVATGGLFGKGPGNSDQRNILPHPYSDFVYAIVIEEYGMVGGIAVLGLYLLLLHRGMKASYNSDRAFGGLLSAGLSFDLVCQAMVNMGVVVGLGPITGQPLPLISMGGTSMVFTGLSLGIILSVSRGEQDQKWEQSTTDESKETKNMPTAKAA comes from the coding sequence ATGCAGAAAATAAAAACATGGGCCGATAAGAACCTGCAAGGTGACAAAGTCATCTGGGCAGTGGTGTTTGCGCTTTCGCTGATCAGTATCCTCGTGGTGTACAGCTCCATCGGAACGCTGGCCTACAAGCGCACACAAAGTCCCGAAAGCTTTTTGTTGAAGCACACGTTCACCGTGATCGTGGGTCTTGCCGCCATGTGGTTTGCACACCGGGTAGACTATCGCTACTACTCCAAGCTTTCCAAGATCGGGTTGTTCGTCAGCATCCCGTTGTTGATCTATACATTCACAAACGGTGTCAGCCTCAACGACGCCGCACGTTGGATCCAGGTTCCTATCGTTGGATCGTTCCAACCTTCGGACTTCGCCAGCCTTGCGTTGATCGTGAACCTGGCGAGCATGCTCTCCAAACGTCAACAAAACATTGACGACATAAAGGAATCATTGATCCCCATCTTGTTTTGGTGTGGTATCATCTGCGGATTGATCGCGTTGACAAACTTGTCGACCGCCATGCTGCTGTTGGTGACGTGCATGCTCATCATGTTCATCGGCCGCGTGCCTACGAAATATTTGGCGATGCTCGTTTTTGTAGGAGCATTGGCCGGATCGCTGGCCATTGCGTTTGGGGTTCGTGGAGAGACGGCAAAACATCGGATTCAAAGTTTTATCGATGGTTCGGAGCTCCCTTTCCAGGCCAAGCATGCGCGCATCGCTGTGGCGACGGGCGGCCTGTTTGGCAAGGGACCGGGCAACAGCGATCAACGCAATATTCTCCCTCACCCGTATTCGGACTTCGTGTATGCGATCGTGATCGAAGAGTATGGTATGGTCGGGGGCATTGCTGTGTTGGGACTATATCTTCTTTTATTACACCGGGGGATGAAGGCCTCTTATAATAGCGACCGCGCTTTTGGCGGATTGCTTTCTGCGGGACTAAGCTTTGACCTGGTATGCCAGGCCATGGTGAACATGGGTGTCGTTGTGGGGTTGGGCCCCATCACCGGGCAGCCACTTCCCTTGATCTCTATGGGGGGAACGTCGATGGTGTTTACCGGACTTTCGTTGGGGATCATCCTCAGTGTGAGCCGCGGTGAGCAAGACCAGAAATGGGAGCAAAGCACAACGGACGAATCGAAGGAAACGAAAAACATGCCAACGGCAAAAGCAGCGTGA
- the murD gene encoding UDP-N-acetylmuramoyl-L-alanine--D-glutamate ligase yields the protein MSERIVILGGGESGTGAALLAKAQGFDVFVSDMGPIKDKYKAELDKENIAYETGAHTEAKILNAAYIIKSPGIPDKAPMIKAAKAAGIPVIDEIEFAFQYTDAKIIAITGTNGKTTTTLLTYHLMKEAGFNVGLAGNVGKSMARQVATESFDWYVLEMSSFQLDGTKTFDPEIAVLLNITPDHLDRYEYTLQNYIDSKFQIVRKMKASQHFIYYADDQVIATELKKRSIVPKQTPVSLKRDAAVPVYADGPTMHFKLKDEFQVAQPDTTLKGPHNLINTMAAVSSVYLAGVGVESIRKGLKTFKNAPHRLESVAVIRGVEFVNDSKATNVDSVVYGLGSYEKPLIWIAGGVDKGNDYSLIEEQVKKKVKALICLGKDNEKLKQFFGKTVKRIEETQSVTELVHKALAMAEAGDVVLLSPACASFDLFKNYEDRGDQFRQAVLDLKKETEGISA from the coding sequence ATGAGCGAACGCATAGTCATATTGGGAGGAGGCGAAAGCGGAACGGGAGCAGCACTGCTCGCGAAAGCGCAGGGCTTTGACGTTTTTGTTTCAGACATGGGGCCTATCAAAGACAAGTACAAGGCCGAGCTGGACAAGGAGAACATCGCCTACGAAACGGGCGCGCACACCGAAGCGAAGATCCTCAATGCCGCATACATCATCAAGAGCCCGGGCATTCCCGACAAAGCGCCGATGATCAAAGCAGCAAAGGCAGCGGGAATTCCGGTGATCGATGAAATTGAATTTGCTTTTCAGTATACAGACGCCAAGATCATCGCCATCACAGGAACAAACGGCAAAACCACAACGACCTTGCTCACCTATCACCTGATGAAGGAAGCCGGTTTCAATGTGGGACTTGCCGGTAATGTGGGCAAGAGCATGGCGCGCCAGGTGGCCACCGAGTCGTTTGATTGGTACGTGCTCGAAATGAGCAGCTTTCAGTTGGACGGCACAAAGACATTTGACCCGGAGATTGCCGTGTTGCTCAACATCACGCCCGATCACCTGGATCGCTATGAATACACCTTGCAGAATTATATCGATTCCAAATTCCAGATCGTTCGCAAAATGAAAGCGTCACAGCATTTCATTTACTATGCCGACGACCAGGTGATTGCTACGGAGTTGAAGAAGCGATCGATCGTTCCTAAGCAAACACCAGTGTCGTTAAAGCGCGATGCTGCCGTGCCGGTATATGCTGATGGACCGACCATGCATTTCAAACTCAAGGATGAATTTCAGGTCGCGCAACCGGACACCACCTTAAAGGGGCCCCACAACCTGATCAACACGATGGCCGCGGTGTCGTCGGTATATCTGGCCGGTGTGGGCGTAGAGAGCATTCGCAAGGGGTTGAAGACTTTTAAAAATGCACCCCATCGTTTGGAGAGTGTGGCCGTTATTCGCGGGGTGGAATTTGTGAACGACTCCAAAGCAACCAATGTCGACTCCGTGGTGTATGGATTGGGCAGCTATGAAAAGCCCCTCATCTGGATCGCGGGAGGAGTAGACAAGGGCAACGACTATTCGTTGATTGAAGAACAAGTAAAGAAGAAAGTAAAAGCGCTGATCTGCCTGGGAAAGGACAACGAGAAGTTGAAACAATTTTTTGGCAAAACAGTAAAGCGTATAGAGGAAACGCAAAGTGTGACGGAGCTGGTGCACAAAGCGCTGGCCATGGCAGAAGCCGGCGATGTAGTATTGTTATCGCCCGCTTGTGCAAGCTTCGATCTCTTCAAGAACTATGAAGACCGGGGAGATCAGTTCAGACAAGCTGTATTGGATTTGAAGAAGGAAACGGAAGGCATAAGCGCTTAA
- a CDS encoding cell division protein FtsQ/DivIB translates to MKINFNIKKRVKIIIAVLIVCGIIAFAERHQSSASIRDITIKMVNVNENHFLDESDIVNLMQLNKETLKGATLDRVNLKDVEKKIKSEPFIKDAQLYSDLKGNLVVKTELRRPIARLVRNDGPDGYIAEDGTVMPVSDKFTARVVLMSGSYVNQLLKQNNVNDTEDGKNLIALLNVIREDDFWAAQIAQLDVDSKARITLFPQVGDEKIEFGKPENIEAKFKKLMIFYKEILPRMGWNKYGRVNLEYEGQIVAE, encoded by the coding sequence ATGAAGATTAATTTTAACATAAAGAAGCGTGTTAAGATCATCATCGCGGTGTTGATTGTGTGCGGCATTATTGCCTTTGCCGAACGCCATCAGAGCTCAGCGTCGATCCGGGACATCACCATCAAGATGGTGAACGTGAACGAAAATCACTTCCTGGATGAGTCCGACATCGTGAACCTCATGCAATTGAACAAGGAGACCTTGAAAGGCGCTACGCTGGACCGTGTCAACCTGAAAGACGTGGAGAAGAAGATCAAGAGCGAACCTTTTATCAAGGATGCGCAGTTGTATAGCGACCTGAAAGGAAATCTCGTGGTCAAGACCGAGCTTCGCCGCCCCATTGCACGACTGGTTCGCAACGATGGCCCCGACGGCTACATCGCCGAGGATGGAACCGTAATGCCGGTGTCGGATAAGTTTACAGCCCGGGTGGTTCTGATGAGTGGATCGTATGTGAACCAACTCCTCAAACAAAACAACGTGAACGACACCGAAGACGGCAAGAACCTGATCGCCCTCCTGAACGTCATCCGCGAGGATGATTTTTGGGCCGCGCAGATCGCACAGCTCGACGTCGATAGCAAAGCGCGCATCACCTTGTTTCCCCAGGTGGGCGACGAGAAGATCGAATTCGGGAAACCGGAAAACATAGAAGCCAAGTTTAAAAAGCTGATGATCTTCTACAAAGAAATTCTCCCGCGGATGGGATGGAACAAGTATGGAAGGGTCAATCTGGAATACGAAGGACAGATTGTTGCAGAGTAA
- the ftsA gene encoding cell division protein FtsA — protein MEHEKIVVGLDIGTTKICAIVGRKNEFGKLEVLGMGKAESEGVVKGIVFNIDKTVYAIEKAIREAGDQAGIDIGVVNVGIAGQHIKSFIQHGGITRSSKEDEITIDDVERLTQDMYRMVVPPGSQIIHVMPQDYMVDYEEGIKEPVGMSGVRLEADFHVITAQTNAINNINKCIRRGSLEIADLILEPLASSLAVLSDEEKEAGVCLIDIGGGTTDIAIFYDNIIRHTAVIPFGGNIVTNDIKQGLMVLPQQAEQLKTRFGKAIAEEASPNEIVSIPGIRNRAAKEISVKNLSNIIQARMEEVIEMAHAEIISSGFENRLAGGIVITGGGAQLSNLKQLVEYMTGMDTRIGYPNEHLGKSKIESVKSPMYATAVGLVLSGFRSLDEREDRYKEAREVVKAIKVKKQPVTASKNFFNDILNKTKSLLIDDLDGKNEY, from the coding sequence ATGGAACACGAAAAAATTGTAGTCGGGCTCGACATAGGCACAACAAAGATCTGTGCCATTGTAGGACGCAAGAATGAATTCGGCAAGCTAGAGGTGCTGGGTATGGGCAAGGCCGAGTCAGAGGGCGTAGTGAAAGGCATCGTTTTCAATATTGACAAGACCGTGTACGCCATCGAGAAAGCTATACGCGAAGCCGGCGACCAGGCGGGCATCGACATTGGTGTGGTGAACGTGGGCATTGCCGGTCAGCATATAAAAAGCTTTATCCAGCACGGTGGCATCACCCGCTCTTCCAAGGAAGACGAGATCACCATCGACGACGTGGAGCGCCTCACACAAGACATGTATCGCATGGTAGTGCCGCCCGGTAGCCAGATCATTCACGTGATGCCGCAAGATTATATGGTGGACTACGAAGAAGGTATCAAGGAACCTGTGGGCATGTCGGGTGTGCGCCTGGAAGCCGACTTCCATGTCATCACCGCCCAAACCAACGCCATCAACAACATCAATAAGTGCATCCGCCGGGGCAGCCTGGAGATCGCCGATCTTATTCTTGAGCCCCTTGCGTCCAGCCTGGCCGTGTTGAGCGACGAAGAGAAAGAAGCCGGCGTTTGCCTCATCGACATTGGCGGTGGCACGACAGACATCGCGATCTTCTACGACAACATCATCCGTCACACGGCGGTCATTCCGTTCGGAGGAAATATTGTGACCAACGACATCAAGCAGGGCTTGATGGTGTTGCCACAACAGGCCGAACAACTGAAGACGCGTTTTGGCAAGGCCATCGCCGAAGAGGCCAGCCCGAACGAGATCGTATCCATCCCGGGCATCCGCAACCGCGCGGCGAAGGAGATCTCGGTGAAGAACCTGTCGAATATCATCCAGGCCCGGATGGAAGAAGTGATCGAGATGGCGCACGCAGAGATCATCAGCTCCGGTTTTGAGAATCGCCTGGCCGGCGGCATCGTGATCACCGGCGGCGGGGCACAGTTGAGCAACCTAAAGCAGCTTGTTGAATACATGACCGGTATGGACACCCGTATCGGTTACCCGAACGAACACCTGGGCAAGAGCAAGATCGAATCGGTGAAAAGTCCGATGTATGCTACTGCCGTTGGCCTGGTGCTATCGGGTTTCCGCTCTCTGGACGAAAGAGAGGACCGTTACAAGGAGGCGCGCGAAGTGGTGAAAGCCATTAAAGTGAAGAAGCAGCCGGTAACAGCATCCAAGAATTTCTTCAACGACATCCTGAACAAAACCAAGAGTCTGTTGATCGATGACCTGGATGGAAAGAACGAATATTGA
- the murC gene encoding UDP-N-acetylmuramate--L-alanine ligase, with product MTLEKYDNIYFLGIGGIGMSALARWFMKEGLRVSGYDKTSTTLTDELQKEGMRIHFEDKLELIPEEVKQQKDKTLVIFTPAIPKDHVEHNYLKQNGYTILKRSEVLGLLTKDYKTVAVAGTHGKTTTSSMVAHILKSSGKSMVGFLGGITTNYASNLVMEGDVKKDTLVVVEADEFDRSFLRLFPQIAVVTSADADHLDIYGDHESLIVSFKEFISQINRGGDLIIHESIAELLADKVDHVKKHIYSMSRGQFFAGNITARGGFFQFDLHGFGKVEHVQLGVPGFHNIENAIAASVAANLCGVGLPTIAKALESFRGVKRRFEYVLRGKKVVFVDDYAHHPTEIEAFLRSMKSLYPGRKLTAIFQPHLFTRTRDFAAGFSKSLSLADEVLLMDIYPARELPIPGVDSDMLMTDITSAVKIRCNKKDLMEKLEKMDLDVVVTVGAGDIDTFVKPIGEMLKRKYED from the coding sequence GTGACGTTAGAAAAGTACGATAACATCTATTTCCTGGGTATTGGCGGGATTGGCATGAGCGCCCTGGCACGGTGGTTCATGAAGGAAGGACTACGTGTTTCCGGCTACGACAAAACGTCTACCACACTCACGGACGAGTTGCAGAAAGAAGGCATGCGCATTCATTTTGAAGATAAGCTCGAGCTTATCCCCGAAGAAGTGAAGCAGCAAAAAGATAAAACGTTAGTGATCTTCACGCCGGCCATCCCCAAGGATCACGTCGAACACAACTACCTGAAGCAAAATGGCTATACCATTTTGAAACGCTCGGAAGTGTTGGGCTTGCTCACAAAAGATTACAAGACCGTAGCGGTTGCCGGCACACACGGCAAGACGACAACGTCTTCTATGGTGGCGCACATTCTGAAGAGTTCAGGAAAGAGCATGGTTGGTTTTCTAGGAGGTATCACCACGAATTACGCATCCAACCTCGTGATGGAAGGTGATGTGAAGAAGGACACCCTGGTGGTGGTGGAAGCCGATGAATTCGATCGGTCGTTCCTTCGGCTTTTCCCGCAGATCGCTGTGGTCACGTCGGCCGATGCCGATCACCTGGATATCTATGGCGATCACGAGAGCCTGATTGTTTCGTTCAAAGAATTTATTTCACAGATCAATCGCGGTGGCGACCTGATCATCCACGAATCGATAGCCGAACTTTTGGCCGATAAAGTGGACCACGTGAAGAAACATATTTACAGCATGAGCCGGGGACAATTTTTTGCCGGGAACATTACCGCAAGGGGCGGATTTTTTCAGTTCGATCTCCATGGATTTGGAAAGGTCGAACACGTGCAGCTCGGTGTCCCTGGTTTTCATAACATTGAAAATGCCATCGCTGCGTCGGTGGCCGCAAACTTGTGTGGTGTGGGCCTTCCCACGATCGCGAAAGCCCTCGAGTCGTTCCGGGGCGTGAAGCGCAGGTTTGAGTATGTTTTAAGAGGAAAGAAAGTGGTGTTCGTAGACGACTACGCGCATCACCCGACGGAGATCGAAGCGTTTCTGCGCTCCATGAAGTCGCTGTACCCGGGCAGGAAGCTGACGGCTATTTTTCAGCCCCACTTGTTTACGAGAACGCGCGATTTTGCAGCGGGATTTTCCAAAAGCCTGAGCCTCGCCGACGAGGTGTTGCTCATGGATATATACCCGGCGCGCGAACTGCCGATACCGGGTGTGGATTCGGATATGCTGATGACCGACATCACCAGCGCCGTGAAGATCCGTTGTAACAAAAAGGATTTGATGGAAAAGCTGGAGAAGATGGATTTGGATGTGGTGGTCACGGTTGGAGCAGGCGACATCGATACGTTTGTAAAACCCATTGGGGAAATGTTGAAGCGGAAGTATGAAGATTAA
- a CDS encoding rhomboid family intramembrane serine protease, producing the protein MKDKIRIIFIPTLLTFIGLLIGYTFLHWILFIKLDLFALKDIVTNFGIPLVLTGLAAWVLVRPKLKILALEAKRGNWRDFYSFILWIVLTIPLIIAQEYVVTASGQLTELNSIDEIRATEATKFYTLKKYYIDKKAIGVHPDFDVSGKHNEHLNMHLYIALPIFSSAADTTKSETPAWLGIEYRETISNRLEASEKEKKYQDFVAGSQRDFDSKDVSKFVYLDRIRNSDKKEGLVEAARKNSLVKGDETILVPVTEPYNARNGHKLSWILGSSLVGLSIWLLMLLIPKIDETHLNRIMEGKPDKVAQEEMKDFIEFLKPRDGYFITPILIYANLAIYLFMALSGHGFISFKGQDLLNWGANYGPLTKSGEWWRLLTSTFLHGGLMHVLANMYGLLFVGIFLEPWLGKSKFLILYLLTGLLASVASILWYSATISVGASGAIFGLYGVFLAFILTKAFPSEFGKAFLLSTLIFVGYNLLMGLAGGTDNAAHVGGLASGFVIGLMLHAVIKREFNAEKAGGEEVGIE; encoded by the coding sequence ATGAAAGACAAAATCAGAATTATTTTCATTCCGACGCTACTCACCTTCATCGGACTACTCATCGGCTACACATTTTTACATTGGATTCTGTTCATAAAGCTCGATCTGTTTGCGTTAAAAGACATCGTCACAAACTTCGGCATTCCGCTCGTACTGACGGGATTGGCCGCCTGGGTCCTAGTAAGGCCCAAGCTTAAAATACTAGCCCTGGAGGCGAAACGTGGCAACTGGCGAGACTTCTATAGCTTCATCCTGTGGATTGTACTCACTATTCCCCTGATAATCGCCCAGGAATATGTCGTCACCGCCTCCGGACAACTTACTGAATTAAATTCAATTGACGAGATAAGGGCTACCGAGGCAACGAAATTCTACACGTTAAAAAAGTATTACATCGACAAAAAAGCCATCGGTGTTCATCCTGACTTTGACGTTTCCGGCAAGCATAACGAACACCTGAATATGCATCTTTATATTGCGCTACCCATCTTTTCCAGTGCAGCCGATACAACAAAATCAGAAACCCCAGCTTGGTTAGGAATAGAATACCGCGAAACGATAAGCAATAGATTAGAGGCATCCGAGAAGGAGAAAAAGTACCAGGACTTTGTAGCCGGCAGCCAGCGTGACTTCGATAGCAAGGACGTTTCAAAGTTTGTCTACCTGGATAGAATCAGAAACTCCGATAAGAAGGAAGGATTGGTCGAGGCCGCCCGGAAGAACTCTCTTGTTAAGGGCGATGAAACGATTCTCGTACCGGTAACTGAACCTTATAATGCAAGGAACGGCCATAAGCTATCGTGGATATTAGGTTCCTCTTTGGTTGGCCTCTCCATTTGGCTCCTCATGTTGTTGATCCCGAAAATAGATGAGACCCATTTGAACAGAATTATGGAGGGAAAACCCGACAAGGTGGCCCAGGAAGAGATGAAAGACTTCATCGAGTTTTTAAAACCAAGAGATGGATATTTTATTACGCCCATCCTAATCTATGCCAATCTCGCGATCTACCTCTTCATGGCCCTTTCCGGCCATGGATTTATTTCATTCAAGGGACAAGATCTATTGAATTGGGGGGCTAATTATGGGCCACTAACCAAAAGTGGCGAATGGTGGCGACTTCTTACCAGCACCTTTTTGCACGGCGGACTCATGCATGTTCTGGCAAACATGTACGGACTACTCTTCGTGGGCATCTTTTTAGAACCTTGGCTTGGCAAAAGCAAGTTCCTGATCCTCTACTTGCTGACAGGACTACTCGCCAGTGTTGCCAGCATCTTGTGGTATAGCGCCACGATAAGTGTTGGAGCATCGGGCGCAATATTCGGACTCTATGGTGTGTTCCTTGCCTTTATTCTGACAAAGGCGTTTCCATCGGAATTTGGAAAGGCATTCCTTTTGAGCACACTCATTTTCGTAGGGTACAACTTACTTATGGGGTTGGCGGGAGGAACCGATAATGCTGCACACGTCGGTGGACTGGCAAGCGGTTTTGTCATCGGACTCATGCTCCATGCGGTCATAAAAAGGGAATTTAATGCTGAGAAAGCGGGAGGGGAAGAGGTGGGAATAGAATAA